From Solidesulfovibrio carbinoliphilus subsp. oakridgensis, the proteins below share one genomic window:
- a CDS encoding PAS domain S-box protein gives MTALARPDLPWGQARGPVAPLPLLWALLVLVALLFPLRPAFAQTGADAGPQPLRHLTVVLDKDYPPYVFQTPEGGLQGILVDYWRLWEAKNGLPVTLLPMEWNAAQDFMLQGKADVIDTLFETEARLKYYLFSEGYTTIDVPVFVQKDLGGLSDAESLRGFPVGVKAGDASVGRLRDLDILSLVPFDSYEALVRAAGDGRVTVFCADKPPALHYLYKFGLEDDFRLAFTLYSGQFHRAVRKGDAALLQLVEDGFSRITPAEYEAIDKKWRGTSLFQSATVRYVLLALVAVAAAALVLLSINAVLRRTVRRQTGKLQELLAAVGQSEERYRELVENAGSVIVRLDLLGRVVFCNAFGQRLFGQTQDQMFGRTIASLIDPPDDDEAESWDDILADVAGSAIGTRAFDRRHRTRNGEAAWLAWSLRALRAPSGQAAEILCVGADITERKQVEEALAASEARYALVTRGANDGIWDWDLVTDTVYFSPRYLEILGFSPDAMPPRAETWTKLIHPDDADIVLRENKRCADGEVDNFVVEYRMRHKDGSYRWILGRGASLRDKYGRIVRMAGTHTDVTRRKRDEEALRESQDQLAKIFRYSPVGISVTTRRDGRILDVNETGARMFGHNKADVIGRTSTEIGLWARPEDRGALMAEMAAAGSVVAKELDLRHKNGSPVVTLYSAVPIQVYGESGILAVLVDITERKAMEQALRRSKEAAETANRAKSEFLSTMSHEIRTPMNTILGMAGVLAASDLPPKHTEALRAIEAAGGTLLALLNDILDLSQIEAGGLIMEEKACDIVALAGKLTDMMRPDAARKGLALRLDVQGTLPARLSCSPDRIRQVLVNLLGNAVKFTDQGEIVLELGREDHADTGAWLRLAVRDTGIGIPADKQTVIFDRFTQVNASASRHYGGVGLGLAICNKLVHMMGGSIRVDSTPGQGSVFTVSLPLRPLAAPPPDDSRPPEPRRPGRKGSLLLIEDSATNAEVTRLMLEGSAFDLTWAPSGQAGLEAFRDKPFDLVLMDMEMPGMDGCQTTQALRLLETEIGRPRTPVIALTAHAFEEHRRQSLDAGCDDFQVKPIARAKLLDTLETWMALRPQ, from the coding sequence ATGACCGCCCTGGCGCGACCGGACCTGCCGTGGGGCCAAGCCCGGGGCCCCGTCGCGCCGTTGCCCCTTCTGTGGGCCTTGCTGGTCCTTGTCGCCCTCCTTTTTCCACTCCGCCCCGCTTTCGCCCAGACCGGCGCCGACGCCGGGCCACAGCCCCTTCGCCACCTGACCGTGGTCCTCGACAAGGACTACCCGCCCTACGTGTTCCAGACACCGGAAGGCGGCCTCCAGGGCATCCTGGTCGATTACTGGCGGCTGTGGGAGGCAAAAAACGGCCTGCCCGTCACCCTCCTTCCCATGGAATGGAACGCGGCCCAGGATTTCATGCTCCAGGGCAAGGCCGATGTCATCGACACCCTGTTCGAGACCGAGGCGCGCCTCAAATATTACCTTTTTTCGGAAGGCTACACGACCATCGACGTGCCGGTCTTCGTCCAGAAGGACCTTGGCGGCCTAAGCGACGCCGAGTCCCTCAGGGGCTTCCCGGTGGGGGTCAAGGCCGGCGACGCCAGCGTCGGCCGGCTGCGGGACCTCGACATCCTGTCCCTGGTCCCCTTCGACAGCTACGAGGCCCTGGTCCGGGCGGCCGGGGACGGACGGGTCACGGTCTTTTGCGCGGACAAGCCCCCGGCCCTCCATTATCTTTACAAATTCGGCCTGGAAGACGACTTCCGCCTGGCCTTCACCCTCTATTCCGGCCAGTTCCACCGGGCCGTGCGCAAGGGCGACGCCGCCCTGCTCCAGCTCGTCGAGGACGGCTTTTCCCGCATCACGCCCGCCGAATACGAGGCCATCGACAAGAAATGGCGGGGCACCTCGCTCTTCCAGTCCGCCACGGTCCGCTACGTCCTCCTGGCCCTGGTGGCGGTGGCGGCCGCGGCCCTGGTCCTTTTGTCCATAAACGCCGTGCTGCGCCGCACGGTCCGCCGCCAGACCGGCAAGCTCCAGGAACTCCTGGCCGCCGTGGGCCAGAGCGAGGAACGCTACCGGGAGCTGGTCGAGAACGCCGGCAGCGTCATCGTGCGCCTGGACCTCCTCGGCCGGGTCGTTTTCTGCAACGCCTTCGGCCAACGCCTCTTCGGCCAAACCCAGGACCAGATGTTCGGCCGGACCATCGCCAGCCTGATCGACCCCCCTGACGACGACGAGGCGGAAAGCTGGGACGATATCCTGGCCGACGTGGCCGGCAGCGCAATCGGCACCCGCGCCTTCGACAGGCGCCACCGCACCCGAAACGGCGAAGCGGCCTGGCTCGCCTGGTCCCTGCGCGCGCTGCGCGCCCCGTCCGGCCAAGCCGCCGAGATCCTGTGCGTCGGCGCGGACATCACCGAACGCAAGCAGGTCGAAGAGGCCCTGGCGGCCAGCGAGGCCCGCTACGCCCTGGTCACCCGCGGCGCCAACGACGGCATCTGGGACTGGGACCTGGTGACCGACACGGTCTATTTTTCTCCACGCTACCTGGAGATCCTCGGATTTTCCCCGGACGCCATGCCGCCCCGGGCAGAGACATGGACCAAGCTTATCCACCCCGACGACGCCGATATCGTCCTGCGCGAAAACAAGCGGTGCGCCGACGGGGAGGTGGACAACTTCGTGGTGGAATACCGGATGCGGCACAAGGACGGGTCCTACCGCTGGATTCTTGGCCGCGGGGCCAGCCTGCGGGACAAATACGGCCGGATCGTGCGCATGGCCGGGACCCACACCGACGTCACCCGCCGCAAGCGCGACGAAGAAGCCCTGCGCGAAAGCCAGGACCAGCTGGCCAAGATTTTCCGCTACAGCCCTGTCGGCATCTCGGTCACCACCAGGCGTGACGGCCGCATCCTGGACGTCAACGAGACCGGGGCGCGGATGTTTGGCCACAACAAGGCCGACGTCATCGGCCGCACCAGCACCGAGATCGGCCTGTGGGCCCGGCCCGAGGACCGGGGGGCGCTCATGGCCGAGATGGCCGCCGCCGGGTCGGTGGTGGCCAAGGAACTGGACCTGCGCCACAAAAACGGCTCCCCGGTCGTCACCCTCTATTCGGCCGTGCCGATCCAGGTCTACGGCGAGTCCGGCATCCTGGCCGTGCTGGTGGACATCACCGAGCGCAAGGCCATGGAGCAGGCCCTGCGCCGCTCCAAGGAGGCCGCCGAGACGGCCAACCGGGCCAAGAGCGAATTCCTCTCCACCATGAGCCACGAGATCCGCACGCCCATGAACACCATCCTCGGCATGGCCGGGGTCCTGGCCGCAAGCGACCTGCCACCCAAGCACACCGAGGCCTTGCGCGCCATCGAGGCGGCCGGCGGCACCCTGCTCGCCCTTTTAAACGACATCCTGGACCTGTCCCAGATCGAGGCCGGGGGCCTGATCATGGAGGAAAAGGCCTGCGACATCGTGGCCCTGGCCGGCAAGCTCACGGACATGATGCGCCCCGACGCCGCCCGGAAAGGACTCGCCCTGCGCCTGGACGTCCAGGGCACCCTGCCGGCCCGCCTCTCCTGCTCGCCGGACCGCATCCGGCAGGTGCTGGTCAACCTGCTCGGCAATGCCGTCAAATTCACCGACCAGGGCGAAATCGTCCTGGAACTCGGCCGCGAGGACCACGCCGACACCGGCGCTTGGCTGCGGCTGGCCGTGCGCGACACCGGCATCGGCATCCCGGCCGACAAGCAGACCGTCATCTTCGACCGGTTCACCCAGGTCAATGCCTCGGCCAGCCGCCACTACGGCGGGGTGGGGCTTGGCCTGGCCATCTGCAACAAGCTCGTCCACATGATGGGTGGCAGCATCCGGGTGGACAGCACCCCGGGCCAGGGGTCGGTCTTTACCGTCAGCCTGCCCCTGCGGCCGCTGGCCGCGCCGCCGCCGGACGATTCCCGCCCGCCGGAGCCCCGGCGCCCGGGCCGCAAAGGCTCGCTGCTTCTCATCGAGGACAGCGCCACCAACGCCGAAGTCACCCGGCTCATGCTCGAAGGCTCGGCCTTCGACCTGACCTGGGCCCCGAGCGGCCAGGCCGGCCTCGAAGCCTTTCGCGACAAGCCCTTCGACCTCGTGCTCATGGACATGGAAATGCCCGGCATGGACGGCTGCCAGACCACCCAGGCCCTGCGCCTCCTGGAAACCGAAATCGGCCGCCCCCGCACCCCCGTCATCGCCCTGACCGCCCACGCCTTCGAAGAGCACCGCCGCCAAAGCCTCGACGCCGGCTGCGACGACTTCCAGGTCAAACCCATCGCCCGCGCCAAGCTCCTCGACACCCTCGAAACCTGGATGGCCCTGCGGCCGCAGTAG
- a CDS encoding NAD(P)/FAD-dependent oxidoreductase translates to MHTDVIILGAGASGLSCATACARRGRGVVVLDHGGKAARKVLASGGGRANCTNTDLGPADYRCANPHFVKSALARFTPWDFLDWANGGGVATREEDGGKVFCRDGAVSLARFLVAEAEAAGARIVTGSTLLAARKEGEAFVVDTDAGPVRSRALVLALGGKSWPGLGATDFGYRLARSFGLGLTELRPGLTPFLAGADLAEFCRELAGVSLPVAISGPCAVAGDLLFTHKGISGPAVFDASLFWRPGQTLAVDFLPGFDLDAALAEAGKLELKNALARHLPKRLAAALCARLGLSGTVANLSKRDRQALAGTLGAFPFTPAKAEGFAKAEVTLGGVDTAGISSKTLEASSVPGLYVIGELLDVTGRLGGFNLHWAFASGFAAGNAA, encoded by the coding sequence ATGCACACAGACGTCATCATACTGGGGGCCGGGGCTTCGGGCCTGTCGTGCGCCACGGCCTGCGCCCGGCGGGGCCGCGGGGTCGTGGTCCTGGACCACGGCGGCAAGGCGGCCCGCAAGGTCCTGGCTTCGGGCGGCGGCCGGGCCAACTGCACCAACACGGACCTTGGCCCGGCGGATTACCGGTGCGCCAACCCGCATTTCGTCAAATCGGCCCTGGCCCGGTTCACGCCTTGGGATTTCCTGGACTGGGCCAACGGCGGCGGCGTGGCCACCCGGGAAGAGGACGGGGGCAAGGTCTTTTGCCGCGACGGGGCGGTGTCCCTGGCCCGGTTCCTGGTGGCCGAGGCCGAGGCGGCCGGGGCCCGGATCGTGACCGGCAGCACGCTTCTGGCCGCGCGCAAGGAGGGGGAGGCGTTCGTGGTCGACACCGACGCCGGTCCGGTCCGGTCCCGGGCGTTGGTGCTGGCCCTTGGCGGCAAGTCCTGGCCCGGACTCGGGGCCACGGATTTCGGCTACCGGCTGGCCCGGAGTTTCGGCCTTGGCCTGACCGAGCTGCGGCCGGGCCTGACCCCGTTTCTGGCCGGAGCCGATCTGGCGGAATTCTGCCGGGAGCTGGCCGGAGTGTCGCTGCCGGTGGCGATTTCCGGCCCGTGCGCGGTGGCCGGGGATCTCCTTTTCACCCACAAGGGCATTTCCGGGCCGGCGGTCTTTGACGCCTCGCTCTTCTGGCGGCCGGGCCAGACGCTGGCCGTGGACTTCCTGCCCGGGTTCGACCTCGACGCCGCCCTGGCCGAGGCCGGGAAGCTCGAACTCAAAAACGCCCTGGCCCGGCACCTGCCCAAAAGGCTGGCCGCGGCCCTGTGCGCCCGCCTGGGTCTCTCCGGCACGGTGGCCAACCTGTCCAAGCGGGACCGGCAGGCCCTGGCCGGGACCCTTGGCGCTTTCCCCTTCACCCCGGCCAAGGCCGAAGGCTTTGCCAAGGCCGAGGTGACGCTTGGCGGCGTGGACACGGCCGGCATCTCGTCGAAGACCCTCGAAGCGTCAAGCGTGCCCGGGCTCTACGTCATCGGCGAGCTCCTGGACGTGACCGGGCGCCTCGGCGGCTTCAACCTGCACTGGGCCTTTGCCTCGGGATTTGCGGCCGGGAACGCGGCCTGA